The DNA sequence AGCCGTTGTAGCGGGCCACTGCACCCAGCACCACCAGCACGAACAGCAGGGAGGTCAGGTAGAAGGTCGCGACCAGGGCCGCCAGGTTGGCGATCGAGCCGATGCCGTACTTGCCGATGGTGAAGGCCATGGCGCCGAATGCGCCGATCGGGGCCGCCTTCATCAGGATCGAGACCAGCTTGAAGAACGCGCCCGAAATAGCCGTCAGGAAGTTCATGACCGGCGCGCCGCGTTCGCCGATGGCGCCCAGCGAAATACCGAACAGCACCGAGAAGAACAGCACCTGCAGGATGTCGCCGCCGGCAAACGCGCCCACCACCGTGTTCGGGATGATGTTCATCAGGAAGCCGGTCAGGGTCTGCTCATGCGCCTTGGCCGAGTAGCTGGCCACGCTGGCCGCGTCGAGCGACGCCGGATTGATGTGCAGGCCATGGCCGGGCTGGATCACGTTGGCCACCACCATGCCGATGATCAGCGCCAGGGTCGAGAAGGTCAGGAAATAGATCATGGCCTTGCCAACCACGCGTCCGACTTTCTTCAAGTCCTGCATGCCCGCGATGCCGGTCGACACGGTCAGGAAAATGACCGGGGCGATGATCATCTTGACCAGCTTGATGAACGCGTCGCCCAGCGGCTTCATCTGTTCGCCGAGCTGCGGATAGAAATGGCCGAGCAGAATGCCCAGGGTGATGGCGAAGATGACCTGGAAATACAGGTGCTGATAGAGTTTTTTCTTGCGAGCGGGCGCGCCGCTCACCACGGGTTGTGGTGCGATCATGTTGGGATGTCCCCTGCCAGGTGTTGGAGCTTGGCGAACCATCCCGGGCCGGGCGGCTCTGCAAGCACATTGTTTTCACTGTCCTGTGCCTTCCGGCGGTGGCCAGCGGCATTCGGTGGATTGATTTAGCAATGCCTGTGCCAGGTGCGGGTGTCGACGCTAGATCGTTGATATGTAAAGGAATTCCTGACATACCCTGCGGCCGATCCTGCAACGGTTGTGCGGACTTTCGCTCGCGCAAGAACCGTCGTGTGTGATAATCCGCACACGCCTTCCTGTGATCCCCATCGCGTGACCTCTTCCCTGCCTGACGTGACCGAGCCATCACTTGCCACCCCCGCGCCTGCACTGCTGGCCCGGCAGCGGCGCGCGTGGCGCTATTTCGCGGCCGCGGCGGTGGCGGCCCTGGCGGCCGTGCTGTTCCTGGCATCGCATGTGGGCGAGGACCAGGCCGTCAATGACGTACGCAGCCGGGCCGGGAACTCGGCGGCGCTCAAGGTCGCGGTGCTGATGAGTGAACTGGAAAAGCAGCGGTCGCTGCCTTTCGTGCTGGCGCAAGATGTGGAAGTCCAGGATGCCCTGCGATCGCGCGATCCGGCACGGCTCGAGGCGCTGGACGCCAAACTGTTCGCGCTCAAGTCGGGCACCGGCGCCGCCGTCATCTACCTGATCGACCCGGCCGGCATCACGCTGGCGGCCAGCAACTGGCGCGAGCCGACGTCCTTCGTGGGCAGCGATTATGGCTTTCGCCCGTACTTCCAGGAAGGTGTCGCCAACGGCTCGGCCGAGCATTTTGCGCTCGGCAATGTCAGCCAGCGGCCCGGCCTGTACCTGACGCGCCGGGTGGACAAAGATGGGCTGCTGCTGGGTGTCGTGGTCGTCAAGGTCGAGTTCAATGGCGTGGAAGACAACTGGCGCCGCTTTCCCGAACCGACGTTTGTCACCGATGAAAACGGTGTGGTGCTGCTGTCGGCCGTACCGGACTGGCAGTTCATGACCCTGGGCACCTTGCCCGAAGCCGACCGCGCCCGCCTGCGCGACAGCCTGCAATTCGGGGATGCGCCGCTGCAGCCCTTGCCGATCCGTACGGACCCCGAACGCCGCGGCGCCGAACACGTGCTGGCCACGGTGCCCGGCACCGGCCGCGAGGATCGCTATCTGCAAGTCAGCGTGCCTGTTCCCAGCACACAGTGGACCTTTCATTTCCTGGGACCGACCCGCGAACCGGTTGCGCGGGCCGCCACCCTGGCGCAGGCCGTGGGCGTGCTCGTCGTGCTGCTGTCCGTCTTTGCCGCGGGGCTAGTCCTGCACCGGCGGCACCTTGCCCGCAATGCCATCGCGGCGCAGACGGCGGTAAGGGAAGAGCTTGAGCGCCGGGTGGCGGCCCGCACGGCGGAACTGCGTGACGCCAATAAACACCTGGTCAGCGAGATGGACGACCGCCGCCGCGCCGAAGCGGGCCTGCAGCAGTTGCAGGAAGAGTTGGAACAGGCCAACAAGCTTGCCTTCCTGGGGCAGATCACGGCCGGGGTTGCGCATGAAATCAACCAGCCCGTGGCCGCCATCCGCAGCTTTGCCGACAACGCCGCCACCTTCCTGGACCGCGCGCAGACCGAACCGGTGCGGCGCAATCTGGCGTCGATCGCCGGCCTGACGCAGCGTATCGGCGCCATCACCGACGAATTGCGTGCCTTTTCGCGCAAGGGGCGGTCGGGCATCGCGCCGACACGCGTGGCGGCGGCCATCGACGGCGCCTTGCTGCTGGTGGGCAATGCGCTGCATCGTCAGGGCGTCACGCTGATCCGGCCGGCCACGACCGAAGAGGTGTGGGTCATGGGCGAACGCATGCGGCTGGAACAGGTGCTGGTCAATCTGCTGCAGAACGCGGTGGATGCGCTGGAAGGCACGCCTGACGCACGGATCGTGCTGAGTGTGAGCGTCGATGCAGACGCCGTCGTCAAGGGTGCCAGCCGCGTCCGCATCGACGTGACCGACAACGGCCCTGGCATCGCCCCCGAGGTCATGGCCGCCTTGTTCACCCCCTTCACCACCACCAAACCCCACGGCCTGGGCCTGGGTCTGGTCATTTCGCGGGACATCGCGGCCGACTTCGGCGGCGAACTGCAGGCGCACAGCGAGCCCGGCGCCGGCACCCGTTTCACCCTGCTGCTGCAGCAAGCAAGGCCATCATGATGTCACCCGCCACGTCCCTCATGCCTGACAGTCCTGCCCCCCAACGGGTGGTGTTCGTCGACGACGACCCCGCCCTGCGCGAAGCCAATAGCCAGACCCTGGAACTGGCCGGCATGGATGTCACGGCGCTGCCCAATGCCCGCGCCGCGCTCGACCTGCTGACCGCCGACTTTTCCGGCGTCGTCGTCACTGACGTGCGCATGCCCGGCATTGACGGCCTGCAACTCTTCCGCGCGCTGCATGAACGGGACCCCGACCTGCCCGTGATCCTGGTGACCGGCCACGGCGATATCGGCATGGCGGTCGAAGCCATGCGGCAGGGCGCCTACGATTTCATTCCCAAGCCCTATCCGGCCGACCGCCTGCTGGCCACGGTCCGCAACGCCCTGGACAAACGCCGCCTGGTGCTGGAAAACCGCCAGCTCAAACAGCTTGCAAACGATGCCGGCGCCAGCCTGCCGCTGATCGGCGACACGGCCGTCATGCAGCGGCTGCGGCGCACCGTGCGGCACTTGGCGGATGCCGATGTGGACGTGCTGATCGAAGGTGAAACCGGCACGGGCAAGGAAGTGGTGGCCACGGCGCTCCACCAATGGAGCAGCCGCCGGCGGGAACACGCCTTCGTCGCCGTGAACTGCGGCGCGCTGCCCGAAGCCGTGATCGAAAGCGAACTGTTCGGTCACGAACCCGGCGCCTTTACCGGCGCGCAGCGCAAGCGGGTGGGGCGCATCGAACACGCCAACAAGGGCACGCTGTTCCTGGATGAGATCGAAAGCATGCCGGTCATGTTGCAGGTCAAGCTGCTCCGGGTGCTGGAAGCGCGCGAAGTGTCACCCCTGGGCACCAACGACGTGCGCCCCGTGGACCTGCGCGTCGTGGCCGCCACCAAGGTCGACCTGAGCGACCCCG is a window from the Pigmentiphaga litoralis genome containing:
- a CDS encoding dicarboxylate/amino acid:cation symporter, producing the protein MIAPQPVVSGAPARKKKLYQHLYFQVIFAITLGILLGHFYPQLGEQMKPLGDAFIKLVKMIIAPVIFLTVSTGIAGMQDLKKVGRVVGKAMIYFLTFSTLALIIGMVVANVIQPGHGLHINPASLDAASVASYSAKAHEQTLTGFLMNIIPNTVVGAFAGGDILQVLFFSVLFGISLGAIGERGAPVMNFLTAISGAFFKLVSILMKAAPIGAFGAMAFTIGKYGIGSIANLAALVATFYLTSLLFVLVVLGAVARYNGFSILKLIKYIREELLLVLGTSSSEAALPTLMEKMEHAGCSKPVVGLVVPTGYSFNLDGTNIYMTMAALFIAQAMDIQLPIADQILLLAVAMLSSKGAAGITGAGFITLAATLSVVPSVPVAGMALILGVDRFMSECRALTNLVGNAVAAVVVARWEGELDKEQLALTLSGESVFVPDHATAGRDPVPVGSH
- a CDS encoding sensor histidine kinase yields the protein MTSSLPDVTEPSLATPAPALLARQRRAWRYFAAAAVAALAAVLFLASHVGEDQAVNDVRSRAGNSAALKVAVLMSELEKQRSLPFVLAQDVEVQDALRSRDPARLEALDAKLFALKSGTGAAVIYLIDPAGITLAASNWREPTSFVGSDYGFRPYFQEGVANGSAEHFALGNVSQRPGLYLTRRVDKDGLLLGVVVVKVEFNGVEDNWRRFPEPTFVTDENGVVLLSAVPDWQFMTLGTLPEADRARLRDSLQFGDAPLQPLPIRTDPERRGAEHVLATVPGTGREDRYLQVSVPVPSTQWTFHFLGPTREPVARAATLAQAVGVLVVLLSVFAAGLVLHRRHLARNAIAAQTAVREELERRVAARTAELRDANKHLVSEMDDRRRAEAGLQQLQEELEQANKLAFLGQITAGVAHEINQPVAAIRSFADNAATFLDRAQTEPVRRNLASIAGLTQRIGAITDELRAFSRKGRSGIAPTRVAAAIDGALLLVGNALHRQGVTLIRPATTEEVWVMGERMRLEQVLVNLLQNAVDALEGTPDARIVLSVSVDADAVVKGASRVRIDVTDNGPGIAPEVMAALFTPFTTTKPHGLGLGLVISRDIAADFGGELQAHSEPGAGTRFTLLLQQARPS
- a CDS encoding sigma-54-dependent transcriptional regulator, coding for MSPATSLMPDSPAPQRVVFVDDDPALREANSQTLELAGMDVTALPNARAALDLLTADFSGVVVTDVRMPGIDGLQLFRALHERDPDLPVILVTGHGDIGMAVEAMRQGAYDFIPKPYPADRLLATVRNALDKRRLVLENRQLKQLANDAGASLPLIGDTAVMQRLRRTVRHLADADVDVLIEGETGTGKEVVATALHQWSSRRREHAFVAVNCGALPEAVIESELFGHEPGAFTGAQRKRVGRIEHANKGTLFLDEIESMPVMLQVKLLRVLEAREVSPLGTNDVRPVDLRVVAATKVDLSDPAQRGDFREDLFHRLNVVTLRLPPLRERRDDVGLLFSYFLSRAAARFKMPVPDVSDGVRAYLRAHRWPGNVRELAHFAERVALGLAEEGMEGSRTRPDHTGDAGATLPQRMERYEATLIRDALATYRGDVRATLQALGIPRKTFYDKLQRHGIDRAAFELPGD